The Daphnia pulex isolate KAP4 chromosome 3, ASM2113471v1 genome includes a region encoding these proteins:
- the LOC124190074 gene encoding myosin heavy chain, striated muscle-like, with product MIGTLEVTIFAFLFLRIMDFFRRMTESPTRHSSANLNKIKPDVACSNQHALPRPVINDGFLTASGEDLNNQSFLRLKEKVDENNLIVLENERLANELSLVQSQLTDSHSKVKQFRIESATTKTKLEKQKRFITDITVKNIRLTNEDLRLRRKLESTNYFLESSRAESERLRTSLAEQQLDTRELAVATRELESKNTTISELETENLRLAENDSQLRRNIEDRDRIIASSAIEKNLIVLDKERLANELSLVQSQLTDSHSNLQLFQNVHDELATTKRELEKQKSLMTDMTEKNLRLANDDSRLRRKIEDRDRTITQIVMEKERLANELSQVQSQLADSSSKLQMFQNIHDELETTKCELEETNTLISAKTEEIHHLTNENSVLRRKVEAKDRVIAYTRANLEKLQNRLEEEKLHKVHDELALSQRVLVSKNRTITKLQEQNRESRVELEQLRTCLNEKQLDTQQLAVANRELESKNTIISELETENLRLAENDSQLRRKLEDADCLVLSSKMALEELQLSLNKQTERVNQLVDQMRTLDQEKDEAVRKLTELQQKQIQPKMTTDVGCGCNEVFHQIEEPIPAVTEITDIVTAFLASGLKPQADSSTTEPQPVNLSEILPSVFHHHQIEEPIRPSDEITDVVTAFLASGSTKSQAKSPVTVPQAHRPLPTDVLKNSPARNAVEKKAVKVSTKQPSAVLPEFYIKSTVEKQVDVDQIVVFGISKSDCGKVIGRNGCNAERIEEEYGVWISFVNGELFITGGDAERRLAACSDVCEKLTVTLECPYLNLRNNKYSNDYLLRKLSSDNYVCINPPSLENRYVTIWGPLANCRTVFEILKSGSR from the coding sequence ATGATCGGAACTTTGGAAGTGACTATAtttgctttcctttttcttaggATCATGGATTTCTTCAGACGAATGACCGAATCACCAACTCGGCATTCTTCTGCTAACCTGAATAAGATTAAACCTGACGTTGCATGCAGTAACCAGCATGCACTTCCCCGACCTGTAATTAACGATGGATTTTTGACTGCCAGCGGAGAAGACTTGAACAACCAAAGTTTTCTTCGTCTGAAGGAAAAAGTCGACGAAAATAACCTGATTGTATTGGAAAACGAACGTTTGGCGAATGAGTTGAGTCTAGTTCAATCCCAACTGACAGACTCCCATTCCAAAGTGAAACAATTCCGAATCGAGTCAGCTACTACCAAAACTAAACTCGAAAAACAGAAACGTTTTATTACTGACATAACAGTGAAAAATATTCGCTTGACAAATGAGGATTTGCGACTAAGGCGAAAACTGGAAAgtacaaattattttcttgaatCCAGTAGAGCGGAATCGGAACGTCTCCGGACTTCCCTTGCTGAACAACAATTGGACACTCGCGAGTTGGCCGTGGCTACACGTGAGCTAGAGTCGAAGAATACAACCATTTCTGAACTTGAAACGGAGAATCTCCGTTTAGCCGAAAACGATTCGCAACTTAGGCGAAATATTGAAGACCGGGATAGAATTATCGCATCTAGTGCGATTGAGAAAAACCTGATTGTATTGGATAAAGAACGTTTGGCGAATGAGTTGAGTCTAGTTCAATCCCAACTGACAGACTCCCATTCCAACCTGCAATTATTCCAGAACGTACACGACGAGTTGGCAACTACCAAAAGAGAActcgaaaaacagaaaagtctAATGACTGACATGACAGAGAAAAATCTCCGCTTGGCAAATGATGATTCGCGTCTAAGGCGAAAAATTGAAGACAGGGATAGAACGATCACACAGATTGTGATGGAAAAAGAACGTTTGGCGAATGAGTTAAGTCAAGTTCAATCACAACTGGCAGACTCCTCATCAAAGCTGCAAATGTTTCAGAATATACACGACGAGTTGGAAACTACCAAATGCGAACTCGAAGAAACAAACACTCTAATTTCTGCcaaaacagaagaaattcACCATTTGACAAATGAGAATTCGGTGCTAAGGCGAAAAGTTGAAGCCAAGGATAGAGTTATTGCATACACACGAGCGAATTTGGAGAAACTACAGAATAgacttgaagaagaaaaattgcacAAGGTACACGATGAGCTTGCTTTGAGTCAACGTGTTCTGGTATCCAAAAACAGAACCATAACAAAACTTCAAGAGCAAAATCGAGAAAGTCGAGTGGAATTGGAGCAACTCCGGACTTGCCTAAACGAAAAACAATTGGACACGCAGCAGTTGGCCGTGGCTAATCGAGAGCTAGAGTCGAAGAATACAATCATTTCTGAACTTGAAACGGAAAATCTCCGTTTAGCCGAAAACGATAGCCAGTTGAGGCGAAAACTGGAAGACGCTGATTGTCTTGTTCTATCCAGTAAGATGGCATTGGAAGAACTCCAGCTATCACTTAACAAACAGACCGAAAGGGTCAATCAGCTGGTGGATCAAATGAGAACCCTAGACCAGGAAAAAGACGAAGCGGTTCGAAAGTTGACCGAATTGCAACAGAAACAAATCCAACCGAAAATGACAACGGACGTCGGGTGTGGCTGTAATGAAGTATTCCACCAAATTGAAGAGCCTATCCCTGCAGTAACTGAAATAACCGACATTGTAACTGCATTTTTAGCATCCGGATTAAAACCTCAAGCCGACTCATCGACCACCGAGCCACAACCCGTGAACTTGTCTGAAATTTTACCCTCAGTATTCCACCATCATCAAATTGAAGAGCCCATTCGTCCATCAGATGAGATAACTGATGTCGTAACGGCCTTTTTAGCTTCAGGTTCCACCAAATCTCAAGCGAAATCGCCAGTCACCGTACCACAGGCACATCGGCCTCTCCCCACTGACGTATTGAAAAATTCTCCTGCACGCAACGCAGTTGAGAAGAAAGCCGTCAAGGTATCTACTAAGCAACCGTCGGCTGTACTACCTGAATTTTACATTAAATCAACCgtagaaaaacaagttgacgTCGATCAAATCGTCGTGTTTGGGATATCGAAAAGTGATTGCGGGAAAGTTATTGGACGAAATGGTTGCAATGCCGAAAGGATAGAAGAGGAGTATGGGGTGTGGATAAGTTTTGTCAATGGCGAACTTTTTATCACCGGAGGAGATGCTGAACGTCGACTGGCCGCTTGCTCCGACGTCTGCGAAAAATTGACAGTGACATTGGAGTGTCCGTACTTGAACTTGAGAAATAACAAGTATTCCAACGATTACCTGTTGAGAAAATTGTCCTCCGACAACTATGTATGCATCAATCCCCCCTCGCTAGAAAACAGATACGTCACCATCTGGGGTCCCCTAGCCAATTGTCGTACAGTTTTCGAAATACTCAAGTCCGGTTCtcgctag
- the LOC124189801 gene encoding paramyosin-like — protein sequence MIETFVVTILAILAYVCLDIGRNIYTDFISRLTESQTRLSAVNLNKIKPDDFCTTKPVIDDGLITTSEDKLNQLTILRFMAKVIEENNQILLEKERLTNQVSLVQSQLTDSDSKLRQYQNVHDELATTKSELEETKREMTDITVEKNLRLTNDDLRLSRELEDRPTNRGELENLQVCLEQLDKVNVDLAVAKNEIDSKNKTISDLETENLRLAENVSQMMRKLEDIERIHLSNHAELEKIRVSREHISLFTEQQLDKLHKVLDANSRDLQSKNKIISELETENLRLAENNSQLKRKNNLLLVSNHAGLEELKVLRTGEPQLDKVPEDLAAATREIESKNKIISELVTETLRLAENDSQLRRQLEHSENLLLSSMMSLEELRVLSKTEQPLDKVHEDLAVAKSELESKNKIISELESENLRLAETSLSKWGS from the coding sequence ATGATCGAAACTTTTGTAGTCACTATATTGGCTATTTTAGCTTATGTCTGCTTGGATATAGGCAGGAATATCTATACGGATTTTATCAGTCGACTGACCGAATCACAAACTCGGCTTTCAGCTGTTAACCTGAATAAGATTAAACCGGACGATTTTTGCACAACTAAACCTGTAATTGATGATGGATTAATAACTACCAGCGAAGATAAATTGAACCAACTAACTATTCTTCGTTTTATGGCAAAAgtaatagaagaaaacaaccagattttattagaaaaagaaCGCTTAACAAATCAGGTTAGTCTAGTTCAATCACAACTGACAGACTCCGATTCAAAGCTGCGACAGTACCAAAACGTACACGACGAATTAGCAACTACCAAAAGCGAACTCGAAGAAACGAAACGTGAAATGACTGACATTACTGTTGAGAAAAATCTCCGCTTGACCAATGATGATTTGCGACTAAGCCGAGAATTGGAAGATAGGCCTACCAATCGGGGGGAATTGGAAAATCTCCAGGTTTGCCTTGAACAATTGGACAAGGTGAATGTAGATTTGGCCGTGGCTAAAAATGAGATTGACTCAAAGAATAAAACCATTTCTGATCTTGAAACGGAGAATCTCCGTTTGGCCGAAAATGTTTCACAGATGATGCGTAAATTGGAAGATATCGAGCGTATTCATCTATCCAACCATGCAGAACTGGAAAAAATACGAGTATCCCGAGAACACATATCCCTTTTTACTGAACAACAATTGGACAAGTTGCACAAAGTCTTGGACGCAAATTCACGTGATCTTCAgtcaaagaataaaattatttctgaacTTGAAACGGAAAATCTCCGTTTAgccgaaaataattcacagtTGAAGCGAAAAAACAATCTTCTACTTGTATCGAATCACGCGGGATTGGAAGAGTTAAAAGTACTCAGAACTGGCGAACCACAATTGGACAAGGTGCCCGAAGACTTGGCTGCGGCTACACGTGAGATTGAGTCaaagaataaaatcatttctgaACTAGTAACGGAGACTCTGCGTTTGGCCGAAAATGATTCACAGTTGAGGCGACAATTGGAACATAGCGAAAATCTTCTTCTATCCAGTATGATGTCATTGGAAGAGTTACGAGTACTCAGCAAAACTGAACAACCATTGGACAAGGTGCACGAAGACTTGGCTGTGGCTAAAAGTGAGCTAGAGTCaaagaataaaatcatttctgaACTAGAATCGGAAAATCTCCGTTTGGCTGAAACTTCTCTATCAAAATGGGGTTCGTGA
- the LOC124189714 gene encoding leucine-rich repeat-containing protein 57-like has protein sequence MGNSGLKQHLENSSKTGVFQLKDANLSELPPELLQIAQTLRTLDLSGNKIEQLPSKISSFNMLKHLTLNKNRLGIIPSELGQLTKLETLILSSNRLTSIPPTLSKLRNLKLVNLSDNRLTTFPLEFCDMKHLDVLDLSMNKMTEVPAGVGKLQVVELNLNQNQIQLLSDELAECQRLKTLRLEENCLQMISATILKESSISLLAVDGNLFDSKDLMKADGYTQYMERYTATKKKMY, from the exons ATGGGAAACTCGGGTCTGAAGcaacatttggaaaattcGAGTAAAACTGGCGTGTTTCAACTCAAAGACGCCAATCTATCCGAG TTACCCCCAGAACTACTTCAAATTGCTCAGACACTGAGAACTCTCGATTTGTCTGGAAACAAAATAGAGCAGTTACCATCCAAAATCAGCTCGTTCAACATGTTGAAACACCTTACCCTCAACAAAAACCGACTTG GAATTATCCCTTCCGAACTGGGGCAGCTCACCAAACTTGAAACACTTATTTTGAGTTCCAACAGACTGACCAGCATTCCACCTACCTTGTCGAAATTAAGAAACTTGAAACTAGTCAATTTAAG CGACAACCGTTTGACCACATTTCCCCTGGAATTCTGTGATATGAAGCATCTGGATGTGCTCGACCTATCGATGAACAAAATGACAGAAGTTCCTGCAGGAGTGGGCAAATTGCAAGTCGTGGAGCTGAATCTCAACCAAAACCAA ATCCAATTGCTTTCTGACGAATTAGCCGAGTGTCAGCGATTGAAAACCTTACGCCTTGAAGAGAACTGCCTGCAGATGATTTCCGCAACCATCCTGAAAGAATCATCCATTTCCTTGTTGGCTGTCGACGGCAATTTATTCGACAGCAAGGATTTAATGAAAGCCGATGGCTACACCCAGTACATGGAACGCTACACGGCgaccaagaaaaagatgtactaa
- the LOC124189713 gene encoding BTB/POZ domain-containing protein 7-like isoform X2, translating into MGASASGFHDGKCVTSTGTTPCHRSARNSDSSKTFSSMHSGDQLVGVSVREKKKKMTGFATLRRKLIRRRRTSKSYDHGKVIREFVSDWSPLELNTLVEEYEATAALKDLSVQADLARPPASTHKQDLSDLFDYKYASDVTLIFQGACFPVHRAILSSRCSYFRELLASGASGNNTRTVHGAQVHVDSLLQSRGIDVPTFAALLRYLYTGDFCLLDGGGDTTSQTDLDVLIRLGQEFGTPNQLEHDLRYLMDTGDLADAVLVFASGQDFALATGKPHCSNSSLGNSTTGNIGSSSSDYGFYPRMEMRCHRAILSARSPFFRSLIQRRCRTTENAVTPTRIILDESVIPRRYAHVLMQALYLDTVDMNCIVRSGCNESSSSTTEETPNSTSGASGGLPAATNTGLPVPRPAPPTLFEEATELYQIGRFLELDILSQGCEDVIVDNLSLDNLPQVLRWSELPHGSPWVRRQALQLLREEFSPIAQAPVLLELDKSHLIEALQSDFLQASELEVLQAVLRWGEHQLVRRMEDREPNIVSQTAHSVARKGVRRRDLNDVELRDILSELLPHVRVDHVLPPSHESLAQAIRRGLVSTPPSHMIGGDNSHKLSVGGGGPGGGRGALSAWIRGHHHHHHHHTAKHHHHTGLYVKPRLFMPYFEETKSLLADQLVQEMELVRHRMVRMSSHIPDTLYMIDDAPAGLEASSQMATSSSSATSDLDVVTGAVPDSETLQAMIRRERKLRLSPLAQRAYSLQLASRRDINRQIRLRVVREFNLPDSIAEELESAAYQFAEEADESQQQQQIQATSALIWEPRKSSSVRVPVPPKRMTSRPKPFQKSEPALDFDDDDHQLHQSQLSEFIPDIAALSINPLPQFVPSLQPPEPYRELQLDLGDGASISRLSSVEWSIVRSSGASMAPPASNPIRMSTFRSDDDWAEQQAERPSAASLGGAAAAIAASTGSPRTQRRSRSGRAADVRVFI; encoded by the exons ATGGGAGCCAGTGCATCGGGTTTTCATGATGGAAAATGCGTTACATCTACTGGCACAACTCCTTGCCACCGATCTGCCAGGAATTCAGACTCATCCAAAACATTCTCATCAATGCACTCTGGCGATCAGCTTGTTGGAGTATCCGTCAG agaaaagaagaaaaagatgactGGGTTCGCCACGTTACGTCGCAAATTGATACGTCGACGTAGGACATCGAAATCGTACGATCACGGCAAAGTGATACGTGAATTCGTGTCCGATTGGAGCCCATTGGAACTCAACACGCTGGTGGAAGAGTACGAAGCGACGGCAGCGCTCAAGGATTTGTCCGTCCAAGCCGATTTGGCCCGTCCACCGGCCTCAACGCACAAACAAGACTTGTCGGACTTGTTCGACTACAAATACGCCAGCGATGTGACGCTCATTTTCCAGGGCGCCTGTTTCCCAGTCCATCGAGCCATTCTCAGTTCACGATGTTCCTACTTCCGGGAGCTGCTGGCCAGCGGAGCGAGTGGCAACAACACGCGAACGGTTCACGGCGCTCAAGTTCACGTCGACTCTTTGCTGCAATCACGCGGGATCGACGTGCCAACCTTCGCCGCTTTACTCCGCTACCTCTACACGGGCGACTTTTGTCTACTGGACGGCGGTGGTGACACGACGTCTCAGACGGACCTGGACGTCCTAATCCGCCTGGGCCAGGAATTCGGCACGCCCAACCAATTGGAGCACGACCTTCGCTATCTGATGGATACCGGCGATTTGGCCGACGCCGTTTTAGTCTTCGCTTCTGGCCAAGATTTCGCCCTTGCCACGGGGAAACCTCATTGCTCCAACTCGTCACTGGGCAACAGCACAACGGGCAACATTGGCTCGTCATCTTCGGATTATGGCTTTTATCCGCGGATGGAAATGCGATGCCACCGGGCCATTCTCAGCGCCCGTTCGCCTTTTTTCCGCAGTCTTATCCAACGTCGCTGCAGGACAACCGAAAATG CCGTGACTCCCACTCGAATCATTCTCGACGAATCAGTTATACCCCGACGCTACGCCCATGTATTGATGCAAGCCCTTTACTTGGACACGGTCGACATGAATTGCATCGTCCGGAGCGGATGCAAcgaatccagcagcagcacaacggAAGAAACTCCCAATTCAACCAGCGGAGCATCCGGTGGCCTTCCGGCAGCCACTAATACTGGATTACCAGTCCCTCGTCCAGCACCTCCAACCCTTTTCGAAGAAGCTACTGAACTGTATCAG ATTGGTCGCTTCTTAGAGTTGGACATTTTGTCTCAAGGTTGCGAAGACGTGATTGTTGACAATCTGTCACTAGATAACCTACCTCAAGTGCTTAGGTGGTCAGAGTTACCACACGGATCGCCTTGGGTCCGTCGGCAGGCGCTCCAGTTACTCCGCGAAGAGTTTAGTCCCATCGCCCAGGCCCCAGTGTTGCTCGAACTGGACAAGAGTCACCTGATTGAAGCTCTTCAGAGCGATTTCCTGCAGGCCAGCGAGCTGGAAGTGTTGCAAGCAGTTCTTCGATGGGGTGAACATCAATTGGTTCGGCGGATGGAAGATCGTGAGCCCAACATTGTGAGCCAAACGGCCCATTCTGTTGCCCGTAAAGGCGTCAGACGACGGGATTTGAACGATGTGGAGTTGAGGGACATTCTATCCGAGTTGCTGCCACACGTTCGAGTGGACCACGTCCTACCGCCCAGTCACGAGAGTCTTGCCCAGGCTATTAGACGGGGATTGGTATCTACACCACCCAGCCACATGATTGGCGGTGACAATAGCCACAAATTGTCTGTAGGAGGTGGTGGGCCGGGTGGTGGACGAGGTGCTTTGTCCGCTTGGATCCGAggccatcaccatcaccaccaccaccacactgccaaacaccaccaccacaccggCCTCTACGTCAAGCCACGCCTATTTATGCCTTACTTTGAAGAAACCAAAAGTCTTTTGGCCGATCAGCTCGTCCAGGAAATGGAACTCGTCCGGCACAGGATGGTCCGCATGTCGTCACACATTCCCGACACGTTGTACATGATTGACGACGCTCCAGCTGGATTGGAAGCTTCCAGTCAAATGGCCACTTCCTCATCCAGCGCCACCAGTGACTTGGATGTCGTCACTGGAGCTGTTCCag ATTCTGAGACGCTACAAGCGATGATTCGTCGTGAGAGGAAACTTCGATTATCGCCATTAGCACAACGGGCGTATTCACTTCAGTTGGCGTCGAGACGGGACATTAATCGACAGATTCGTTTACGAGTTGTGCGGGAATTCAACTTACCCGACTCGATCGCCGAAGAGCTGGAATCGGCGGCCTACCAGTTTGCCGAAGAGGCGGATGAatctcaacagcagcagcagattcaGGCGACGTCTGCGCTCATTTGGGAGCCGAGAAAGTCCAGTTCGGTACGCGTTCCAGTTCCGCCAAAGAGGATGACCTCTCGTCCCAAACCTTTTCAAAAGTCTGAGCCGGCCTTGGACTTTGACGACGATGACCATCAGCTTCATCAGTCGCAGCTGTCGGAATTTATTCCAGATATTGCGGCCTTGTCCATCAACCCTCTACCCCAATTCGTACCCTCTCTCCAGCCTCCTGAACCCTACAG GGAACTACAATTGGATTTAGGTGACGGTGCGAGTATCTCCCGTTTGAGTAGCGTCGAATGGTCTATCGTCCGATCATCAGGAGCCTCGATGGCTCCTCCAGCCTCCAACCCCATCCGCATGTCTACATTTCGCTCAGACGACGATTGGGCCGAACAACAAGCCGAAAGGCCATCGGCAGCTTCACTCGGGGGAGCTGCTGCAGCTATTGCGGCATCCACTGGCTCACCTCGGACCCAGCGGCGATCCCGTTCCGGGCGGGCAGCCGACGTCCGAGTGTTTATCTGA
- the LOC124189713 gene encoding BTB/POZ domain-containing protein 7-like isoform X1, whose protein sequence is MGASASGFHDGKCVTSTGTTPCHRSARNSDSSKTFSSMHSGDQLVGVSVREKKKKMTGFATLRRKLIRRRRTSKSYDHGKVIREFVSDWSPLELNTLVEEYEATAALKDLSVQADLARPPASTHKQDLSDLFDYKYASDVTLIFQGACFPVHRAILSSRCSYFRELLASGASGNNTRTVHGAQVHVDSLLQSRGIDVPTFAALLRYLYTGDFCLLDGGGDTTSQTDLDVLIRLGQEFGTPNQLEHDLRYLMDTGDLADAVLVFASGQDFALATGKPHCSNSSLGNSTTGNIGSSSSDYGFYPRMEMRCHRAILSARSPFFRSLIQRRCRTTENAVTPTRIILDESVIPRRYAHVLMQALYLDTVDMNCIVRSGCNESSSSTTEETPNSTSGASGGLPAATNTGLPVPRPAPPTLFEEATELYQIGRFLELDILSQGCEDVIVDNLSLDNLPQVLRWSELPHGSPWVRRQALQLLREEFSPIAQAPVLLELDKSHLIEALQSDFLQASELEVLQAVLRWGEHQLVRRMEDREPNIVSQTAHSVARKGVRRRDLNDVELRDILSELLPHVRVDHVLPPSHESLAQAIRRGLVSTPPSHMIGGDNSHKLSVGGGGPGGGRGALSAWIRGHHHHHHHHTAKHHHHTGLYVKPRLFMPYFEETKSLLADQLVQEMELVRHRMVRMSSHIPDTLYMIDDAPAGLEASSQMATSSSSATSDLDVVTGAVPVPDSETLQAMIRRERKLRLSPLAQRAYSLQLASRRDINRQIRLRVVREFNLPDSIAEELESAAYQFAEEADESQQQQQIQATSALIWEPRKSSSVRVPVPPKRMTSRPKPFQKSEPALDFDDDDHQLHQSQLSEFIPDIAALSINPLPQFVPSLQPPEPYRELQLDLGDGASISRLSSVEWSIVRSSGASMAPPASNPIRMSTFRSDDDWAEQQAERPSAASLGGAAAAIAASTGSPRTQRRSRSGRAADVRVFI, encoded by the exons ATGGGAGCCAGTGCATCGGGTTTTCATGATGGAAAATGCGTTACATCTACTGGCACAACTCCTTGCCACCGATCTGCCAGGAATTCAGACTCATCCAAAACATTCTCATCAATGCACTCTGGCGATCAGCTTGTTGGAGTATCCGTCAG agaaaagaagaaaaagatgactGGGTTCGCCACGTTACGTCGCAAATTGATACGTCGACGTAGGACATCGAAATCGTACGATCACGGCAAAGTGATACGTGAATTCGTGTCCGATTGGAGCCCATTGGAACTCAACACGCTGGTGGAAGAGTACGAAGCGACGGCAGCGCTCAAGGATTTGTCCGTCCAAGCCGATTTGGCCCGTCCACCGGCCTCAACGCACAAACAAGACTTGTCGGACTTGTTCGACTACAAATACGCCAGCGATGTGACGCTCATTTTCCAGGGCGCCTGTTTCCCAGTCCATCGAGCCATTCTCAGTTCACGATGTTCCTACTTCCGGGAGCTGCTGGCCAGCGGAGCGAGTGGCAACAACACGCGAACGGTTCACGGCGCTCAAGTTCACGTCGACTCTTTGCTGCAATCACGCGGGATCGACGTGCCAACCTTCGCCGCTTTACTCCGCTACCTCTACACGGGCGACTTTTGTCTACTGGACGGCGGTGGTGACACGACGTCTCAGACGGACCTGGACGTCCTAATCCGCCTGGGCCAGGAATTCGGCACGCCCAACCAATTGGAGCACGACCTTCGCTATCTGATGGATACCGGCGATTTGGCCGACGCCGTTTTAGTCTTCGCTTCTGGCCAAGATTTCGCCCTTGCCACGGGGAAACCTCATTGCTCCAACTCGTCACTGGGCAACAGCACAACGGGCAACATTGGCTCGTCATCTTCGGATTATGGCTTTTATCCGCGGATGGAAATGCGATGCCACCGGGCCATTCTCAGCGCCCGTTCGCCTTTTTTCCGCAGTCTTATCCAACGTCGCTGCAGGACAACCGAAAATG CCGTGACTCCCACTCGAATCATTCTCGACGAATCAGTTATACCCCGACGCTACGCCCATGTATTGATGCAAGCCCTTTACTTGGACACGGTCGACATGAATTGCATCGTCCGGAGCGGATGCAAcgaatccagcagcagcacaacggAAGAAACTCCCAATTCAACCAGCGGAGCATCCGGTGGCCTTCCGGCAGCCACTAATACTGGATTACCAGTCCCTCGTCCAGCACCTCCAACCCTTTTCGAAGAAGCTACTGAACTGTATCAG ATTGGTCGCTTCTTAGAGTTGGACATTTTGTCTCAAGGTTGCGAAGACGTGATTGTTGACAATCTGTCACTAGATAACCTACCTCAAGTGCTTAGGTGGTCAGAGTTACCACACGGATCGCCTTGGGTCCGTCGGCAGGCGCTCCAGTTACTCCGCGAAGAGTTTAGTCCCATCGCCCAGGCCCCAGTGTTGCTCGAACTGGACAAGAGTCACCTGATTGAAGCTCTTCAGAGCGATTTCCTGCAGGCCAGCGAGCTGGAAGTGTTGCAAGCAGTTCTTCGATGGGGTGAACATCAATTGGTTCGGCGGATGGAAGATCGTGAGCCCAACATTGTGAGCCAAACGGCCCATTCTGTTGCCCGTAAAGGCGTCAGACGACGGGATTTGAACGATGTGGAGTTGAGGGACATTCTATCCGAGTTGCTGCCACACGTTCGAGTGGACCACGTCCTACCGCCCAGTCACGAGAGTCTTGCCCAGGCTATTAGACGGGGATTGGTATCTACACCACCCAGCCACATGATTGGCGGTGACAATAGCCACAAATTGTCTGTAGGAGGTGGTGGGCCGGGTGGTGGACGAGGTGCTTTGTCCGCTTGGATCCGAggccatcaccatcaccaccaccaccacactgccaaacaccaccaccacaccggCCTCTACGTCAAGCCACGCCTATTTATGCCTTACTTTGAAGAAACCAAAAGTCTTTTGGCCGATCAGCTCGTCCAGGAAATGGAACTCGTCCGGCACAGGATGGTCCGCATGTCGTCACACATTCCCGACACGTTGTACATGATTGACGACGCTCCAGCTGGATTGGAAGCTTCCAGTCAAATGGCCACTTCCTCATCCAGCGCCACCAGTGACTTGGATGTCGTCACTGGAGCTGTTCCag ttCCAGATTCTGAGACGCTACAAGCGATGATTCGTCGTGAGAGGAAACTTCGATTATCGCCATTAGCACAACGGGCGTATTCACTTCAGTTGGCGTCGAGACGGGACATTAATCGACAGATTCGTTTACGAGTTGTGCGGGAATTCAACTTACCCGACTCGATCGCCGAAGAGCTGGAATCGGCGGCCTACCAGTTTGCCGAAGAGGCGGATGAatctcaacagcagcagcagattcaGGCGACGTCTGCGCTCATTTGGGAGCCGAGAAAGTCCAGTTCGGTACGCGTTCCAGTTCCGCCAAAGAGGATGACCTCTCGTCCCAAACCTTTTCAAAAGTCTGAGCCGGCCTTGGACTTTGACGACGATGACCATCAGCTTCATCAGTCGCAGCTGTCGGAATTTATTCCAGATATTGCGGCCTTGTCCATCAACCCTCTACCCCAATTCGTACCCTCTCTCCAGCCTCCTGAACCCTACAG GGAACTACAATTGGATTTAGGTGACGGTGCGAGTATCTCCCGTTTGAGTAGCGTCGAATGGTCTATCGTCCGATCATCAGGAGCCTCGATGGCTCCTCCAGCCTCCAACCCCATCCGCATGTCTACATTTCGCTCAGACGACGATTGGGCCGAACAACAAGCCGAAAGGCCATCGGCAGCTTCACTCGGGGGAGCTGCTGCAGCTATTGCGGCATCCACTGGCTCACCTCGGACCCAGCGGCGATCCCGTTCCGGGCGGGCAGCCGACGTCCGAGTGTTTATCTGA
- the LOC124189808 gene encoding N-alpha-acetyltransferase 20-like: protein MTTLRPFTCDDMFRFNFVNLDPLTETYGLTFYLQYMAHWPEYFQLTEAPGGEIMGYIMGKAEGHATNWHGHVTALSVAPDYRRLGLAAKLMFGLEEISEKKQAYFVDLFVRVSNTVAINMYKNLGYIIYRTVLEYYSGSPDEDAYDMRKSLSRDVDKLSVVPLTHPVRPEDIE, encoded by the exons ATGACGACACTAAGGCCGTTCACCTGTGATGATATGTTTCGTTTTAATTTCGT AAATCTAGATCCTCTGACCGAAACG TACGGGCTCACTTTCTACCTGCAATACATGGCTCATTGGCCGGAATACTTTCAACTGACTGAAGCACCTGGTGGAGAAATCATGGGATACA TTATGGGTAAAGCAGAAGGGCACGCCACCAACTGGCACGGCCATGTTACCGCTTTGAGTGTAGCACCAGACTACAGAAGGCTGGGGCTGGCTGCAAAACTTATGTTTGGATTAGAAGAAATTTCTGAAAA GAAACAAGCCTATTTTGTTGACCTGTTTGTCAGGGTGTCTAACACTGTGGCCATCAACATGTACAAAAATTTAGGTTACATCATATATAGAACTGTGTTGGAATATTATTCTGGCTCACCTGATGAAGATGCCTATG ACATGAGAAAATCTTTATCAAGAGATGTGGATAAATTATCAGTAGTGCCTCTAACTCATCCAGTCAGACCAGAAgatattgaataa